In Dyadobacter sp. NIV53, a single window of DNA contains:
- a CDS encoding type II toxin-antitoxin system HigB family toxin: protein MRIITTARIKDFYLNHADSRTALEVWMAKIKEINIQSLNELKQIANSVDIIGNNRVIFDIKSNKYRIISVVLVHRQIVYIRWIGTHSEYDKIDAHKV, encoded by the coding sequence ATGAGAATTATTACAACAGCCCGTATAAAAGATTTCTATCTCAACCATGCAGATTCAAGAACAGCACTGGAAGTATGGATGGCAAAGATTAAAGAAATTAATATACAAAGCCTGAATGAATTAAAGCAAATTGCTAATTCGGTAGATATAATAGGCAACAACCGGGTAATTTTTGATATCAAAAGTAATAAGTATAGGATTATAAGTGTGGTGTTGGTACATCGGCAAATTGTTTATATCCGATGGATTGGTACACATTCCGAGTATGATAAGATTGATGCACACAAAGTATAA
- a CDS encoding type II toxin-antitoxin system HigA family antitoxin, protein MNTITITPIKTESDYQNSLRRIDELLSANPEPYSELDDELDVISTLVHAYEQTHYTIPYPDPIDAIKYIMEEKGWKNKDLEPFIGPKSRVSEILNRKRYFTLQQIHNLHKHLGLPLEMFINEKVLQAA, encoded by the coding sequence ATGAACACAATTACCATTACTCCCATAAAAACCGAATCAGACTACCAAAATTCATTAAGGCGAATAGATGAATTGCTAAGTGCAAATCCAGAGCCTTATTCCGAATTAGATGATGAACTGGATGTAATAAGTACCCTCGTACATGCATATGAGCAAACGCACTACACCATTCCTTATCCTGATCCAATTGATGCAATCAAGTACATAATGGAAGAGAAGGGCTGGAAAAATAAAGATTTGGAGCCATTTATAGGCCCTAAGTCAAGAGTATCTGAAATTCTTAATCGGAAACGATATTTTACCTTACAGCAAATTCATAACCTGCATAAACATTTAGGCCTTCCACTGGAAATGTTTATTAA